Proteins found in one Prochlorococcus marinus XMU1405 genomic segment:
- the glyS gene encoding glycine--tRNA ligase subunit beta, whose translation MSKYLLEIGTEELPAKFSHSVLKQFKSLIEFELDKKLIKFENIFVTSTPRRIVLLLEGLVDYAEDKTIVRKGPKANSAYLNGCPTNAALGFANSLDIDVSELEIKNTEKGDFVFGKKIEKGLSTKISLSLIIPKLVKSLQGPRFMKWGAGTIKFSRPIRWITSVYNDEILDFEFDECDPKIKISNKSRSHRLINEVLEVQNPEDFFELLKRNRVLAIRKERKEKIESLINQASKSLNLKPDLSEGLLNELTDLVEWPDLIIGQFSDEFLDLPVEVLSTVMKSHQRYVPLLFKNKSFSKLDLSSEKNISTTFCVISNGLEESNNNIAKGNEKVLKARFSDAKFFVESDKKVASIERNEKLKFVSYLKGLGNIFQRVERIEEVAKKILKFLNDKSLEEKKIMEVAKYCKNDLCSEIVFEFPELQGIMGGKYLKYEGFSEDVCLAVAEHYLPSSYKDALPSTKYGAIVSVADKVETLISIFISGKRPSGSSDPYALRRNLNGVIKIIWDYELDLPLDKLFNELIDFWKIAFPNLNFSRETVFNDLNQFLVQRIVSHLEEISLSKELIKAVCFSDELSQKRVMNIVDLKDRIKSLVNFKEKENFVEIQKVITRVSKLANKSDISRDVLSTRDYVNTKLFEKDCEYKVFEFIGELEKLFSEGYCNYLELLNLFEININTIEDLFDNEKGVLIMSEDLKIRNNRLNLLSLIRNYSLKIADFTLLNS comes from the coding sequence TTGTCTAAATATCTACTTGAGATAGGAACAGAAGAGTTGCCCGCGAAATTCTCTCATTCTGTTCTAAAGCAATTTAAATCTTTAATAGAATTTGAATTGGATAAAAAGTTAATCAAATTCGAAAATATATTTGTCACCTCTACACCAAGGAGGATAGTTCTACTCCTCGAAGGTTTAGTTGATTATGCAGAAGATAAGACAATAGTAAGAAAAGGGCCTAAAGCAAATTCAGCTTATTTAAATGGATGTCCAACTAATGCAGCTTTAGGATTCGCTAATAGCTTAGATATAGATGTAAGTGAGCTAGAAATAAAAAATACAGAAAAGGGTGATTTTGTATTTGGAAAGAAAATTGAAAAAGGACTCTCAACAAAAATTTCTTTGTCTTTAATTATCCCAAAATTAGTAAAGAGTCTTCAAGGCCCTCGATTTATGAAATGGGGTGCTGGGACCATAAAATTTTCAAGACCTATCAGGTGGATTACCTCTGTTTATAATGATGAAATTCTTGATTTTGAATTTGATGAATGTGATCCAAAGATCAAAATAAGTAATAAATCAAGAAGTCATAGGCTAATCAATGAAGTTTTAGAAGTTCAGAATCCTGAAGACTTTTTTGAATTATTGAAACGAAATAGAGTCTTAGCTATTCGAAAAGAAAGAAAAGAAAAAATTGAAAGTTTAATAAATCAGGCATCTAAATCTTTAAATCTGAAACCTGATCTTTCAGAAGGATTGCTAAATGAGTTAACTGATTTAGTTGAATGGCCAGACTTAATTATTGGCCAATTTAGTGATGAATTTCTTGATCTTCCGGTTGAAGTTCTCTCAACAGTCATGAAAAGTCATCAGAGATACGTTCCTCTTTTATTCAAAAACAAAAGTTTTTCTAAACTAGATTTGAGCTCTGAAAAAAATATTAGTACAACTTTCTGCGTTATTTCAAATGGTCTTGAAGAATCAAATAATAATATTGCCAAAGGTAATGAGAAAGTATTAAAGGCAAGGTTTTCAGATGCAAAGTTTTTCGTAGAAAGTGACAAAAAAGTTGCTTCAATCGAAAGAAATGAAAAGCTTAAATTTGTTTCGTATTTGAAAGGACTTGGAAATATTTTTCAAAGGGTAGAAAGAATAGAGGAAGTTGCTAAAAAAATTCTTAAATTCTTAAACGATAAGTCTTTAGAAGAAAAAAAAATAATGGAAGTTGCTAAATACTGTAAAAACGACTTATGTAGCGAAATTGTTTTCGAATTCCCTGAGCTGCAAGGAATAATGGGCGGCAAATATCTTAAATATGAGGGATTTAGTGAGGATGTTTGCTTGGCTGTCGCTGAACATTATTTACCTTCCTCTTATAAAGATGCTTTGCCCTCCACAAAATATGGTGCAATAGTTTCTGTAGCAGATAAGGTAGAAACTTTAATTAGTATATTTATTTCTGGTAAGCGTCCCAGTGGATCATCTGATCCTTATGCTTTAAGAAGAAATTTGAATGGAGTAATTAAAATAATTTGGGATTATGAACTTGATTTACCTTTAGATAAATTATTTAATGAACTTATTGATTTTTGGAAAATCGCATTTCCGAATTTAAACTTCTCAAGAGAAACAGTATTTAATGATTTAAATCAATTTTTAGTTCAAAGAATTGTTAGTCATCTCGAAGAAATATCACTAAGTAAAGAATTAATAAAGGCCGTTTGCTTTTCTGATGAATTATCTCAAAAAAGAGTAATGAATATTGTTGATCTTAAAGATAGGATTAAATCTCTTGTTAATTTTAAAGAAAAAGAAAATTTTGTTGAAATCCAGAAGGTAATTACTAGGGTAAGCAAATTAGCAAATAAAAGTGATATTTCAAGAGACGTTCTCTCAACAAGAGATTATGTAAACACAAAACTTTTTGAAAAAGATTGTGAATACAAAGTTTTTGAATTTATTGGAGAATTAGAAAAACTTTTTTCAGAAGGTTATTGCAATTACTTGGAACTTCTAAATTTGTTTGAGATTAATATAAACACTATCGAGGATTTATTTGATAATGAAAAGGGAGTCCTAATAATGTCAGAGGATTTAAAAATAAGAAATAATAGACTCAATTTGTTGAGCTTAATTAGAAATTATTCTCTAAAAATAGCCGATTTTACACTTTTGAACTCTTAA
- the recG gene encoding ATP-dependent DNA helicase RecG, producing MTTSDNNNKLIKDWIRPLQKSLTIETENKFINTLGREKYFNDYLHESLKKLDNLNLSEEYLRIFYGFSKKYNEYNKLDENQRKRLIIDTRKNLYKLGKNLEIESSRNINNNVFLNKADSSLSFDSDISLIKNVGKVYKNKLNELGIFHIKDLINYFPRTYLDYTNRVKIINLKPDNLYTCIANVKRFYIHKSKKNSNLSIMNIVVSDETSSIKVTKFFLGRRFRSYSFFTSQKSLYNPGTKLAISGKVKLTEYGKTFVDPQIEILNDNNDNFNFSGKILPLYSLGEAISNMSFIKLMKKVLIYAKEYPEILNKKQLDSLSLLSKGESLINIHFPPTQQSLIESKKRLVFDELFLLQIKFLLRKRKMNKNVTSQQLPQKKSLLKEFLNTFPFELTKSQENVLNEIKKDLSNPVPMSRLLQGDVGSGKTIIAIASLLLVIEKNLQGAFMVPTEVLAEQHYKNLLKYLNPLLVSVELLTGNTPQKKRKEIFSNLKNGLVDILVGTHALFEDKVIFNALGMVVIDEQHRFGVTQRNRLLNKGENTNLLSMTATPIPRTLALSIYGDLDVSQITELPPGRVPITTKIISEDDLTNLFKIVADEINKGKQAYVILPLIEDSEKMNLSSAKKTFKHLSEEVFFNKKVGLLHGKLSSQEKNEVINSFLKNEINILVSTTVIEVGIDVPNATIMIIYNSDRFGLSQLHQLRGRVGRGSTKSFCYLVTPDKNGLENKRLCVLQKSNDGFYIAEKDLELRGPGQILGYRQSGLPDFVLDNLPNNKFLIDKAREEAIKIVSNDPDLNENIVLRNILIDNSDNKFIHDFLN from the coding sequence ATACTTTAGGAAGAGAAAAATATTTTAATGATTATTTGCATGAATCATTAAAAAAACTGGATAATCTAAATCTCTCAGAGGAATATTTAAGGATATTTTATGGATTTTCTAAAAAATATAATGAATATAATAAATTAGATGAAAATCAAAGAAAAAGGTTAATTATAGATACAAGAAAAAATCTTTATAAACTAGGTAAAAATCTAGAAATAGAAAGTTCTAGAAATATTAATAATAATGTTTTTCTGAATAAAGCTGATTCAAGTTTGTCTTTTGATTCAGATATTTCATTAATAAAAAATGTAGGAAAAGTTTATAAAAATAAGCTTAATGAATTAGGGATATTTCATATAAAAGATCTAATTAATTATTTCCCACGAACGTATCTAGACTATACAAATAGAGTCAAGATAATAAATTTAAAACCAGATAATTTATACACGTGCATCGCAAACGTTAAGAGATTTTATATTCATAAGAGTAAAAAAAATAGTAACTTATCAATAATGAATATTGTAGTTTCTGATGAAACGTCTTCAATAAAGGTTACAAAATTTTTTTTAGGAAGAAGATTTAGATCTTACTCCTTCTTCACATCTCAAAAATCTTTGTATAATCCTGGAACCAAATTAGCAATTTCCGGTAAGGTTAAATTGACAGAGTATGGAAAAACTTTTGTAGATCCGCAGATTGAAATTCTTAACGATAACAATGATAATTTTAATTTTTCAGGCAAAATATTACCCTTGTATTCATTAGGTGAAGCTATATCAAATATGAGTTTTATAAAACTTATGAAAAAGGTACTAATTTATGCAAAGGAATATCCAGAAATTTTAAATAAAAAGCAACTTGATTCATTATCTTTATTATCAAAAGGAGAGTCGTTGATTAATATTCATTTCCCACCAACCCAACAGTCACTTATTGAGTCAAAAAAACGGTTGGTTTTTGATGAGTTATTCCTACTTCAAATAAAGTTCCTACTTAGAAAAAGAAAGATGAATAAAAATGTAACTTCCCAACAATTACCTCAAAAGAAATCTTTATTAAAAGAATTTTTAAATACTTTTCCTTTTGAATTAACAAAATCTCAAGAAAATGTTTTAAATGAAATTAAGAAAGATTTATCTAATCCCGTACCAATGTCTAGATTGCTTCAGGGAGATGTGGGAAGCGGTAAAACTATAATTGCAATAGCGTCTCTTTTACTTGTCATTGAAAAAAACCTGCAAGGTGCATTTATGGTCCCAACAGAGGTATTGGCAGAACAGCATTATAAAAATTTATTAAAATATTTGAATCCTCTTTTAGTTTCTGTTGAATTACTTACTGGGAATACTCCTCAAAAAAAGAGAAAAGAAATTTTTTCTAATTTGAAAAATGGATTAGTTGATATCCTCGTAGGTACTCATGCATTATTTGAGGATAAAGTTATCTTTAATGCATTAGGCATGGTTGTAATTGATGAACAACATAGATTTGGAGTTACTCAAAGAAATAGATTACTAAATAAAGGAGAAAATACTAACTTGTTATCAATGACAGCAACACCAATTCCAAGAACTCTTGCGCTTTCTATTTATGGTGATTTAGATGTGAGTCAAATTACAGAACTCCCTCCTGGTAGAGTTCCCATAACAACAAAAATAATTTCAGAAGATGATTTAACTAACTTGTTTAAGATTGTTGCAGATGAGATCAATAAGGGAAAGCAAGCTTATGTGATTTTGCCACTCATAGAAGATTCAGAAAAAATGAATTTAAGCTCCGCAAAGAAAACATTCAAACATTTATCAGAAGAGGTCTTTTTTAACAAAAAAGTTGGATTATTACATGGGAAGTTAAGTTCACAAGAAAAGAACGAAGTAATTAATTCTTTTTTAAAGAATGAAATTAATATATTGGTTTCAACCACAGTAATTGAGGTTGGCATTGATGTGCCTAATGCCACAATTATGATTATTTATAATTCGGACAGATTTGGATTGTCCCAGCTACATCAATTAAGGGGGAGAGTTGGTAGAGGATCAACAAAATCTTTTTGTTATCTGGTAACCCCCGATAAAAATGGATTAGAAAATAAACGACTTTGTGTTTTGCAAAAATCTAATGATGGCTTTTATATTGCTGAAAAAGACTTGGAGCTTAGAGGACCAGGCCAGATTTTAGGATATAGACAATCCGGATTGCCTGATTTTGTACTGGACAATTTACCTAACAATAAATTTCTTATTGATAAGGCTCGTGAAGAGGCTATTAAGATTGTTAGCAATGATCCTGATTTAAATGAAAATATTGTTTTAAGGAATATACTTATTGATAATTCTGATAATAAATTCATTCATGATTTCTTAAATTGA
- a CDS encoding M15 family metallopeptidase: MKIWNKIPIKDNGDKLIAIPSCLKFLDPHPYFHLGAPYKDKTSIWKLREEVVNRLIKVNDYLISKSSFNLLIYDSWRPLEVQEFMFKRAFLLECEKSDIDISFENIKSYPSILKKVEKFWAYPSYDTRCPPPHSTGGALDVCLSDKDGNLVEMGSMVDQMDETSNPYFYANIKNEGAIIWNSRRNLLREIMTKFGFAQHPNEWWHFSYGDQLWAWKNKKANALYGKI, from the coding sequence TTGAAAATTTGGAATAAAATACCAATTAAAGATAATGGAGATAAATTAATAGCTATACCTAGCTGCCTAAAGTTTTTAGATCCTCACCCTTACTTTCATTTAGGAGCACCTTACAAAGATAAAACTTCTATTTGGAAATTAAGAGAGGAAGTTGTAAATAGATTAATAAAAGTAAATGATTATTTGATATCAAAGAGTAGTTTTAACCTCTTAATTTATGACAGTTGGCGACCTTTAGAAGTCCAGGAATTTATGTTTAAAAGAGCATTTTTATTAGAATGTGAAAAATCTGATATTGATATTTCTTTTGAAAATATAAAATCTTATCCATCCATTTTAAAAAAAGTTGAAAAATTTTGGGCATATCCTTCCTATGACACTAGGTGTCCTCCCCCTCATTCAACTGGGGGTGCATTGGATGTTTGTTTATCAGATAAAGATGGAAATCTTGTTGAAATGGGAAGCATGGTTGATCAAATGGATGAGACCTCAAATCCTTATTTTTATGCAAACATAAAGAATGAAGGAGCAATTATTTGGAATAGTAGAAGAAATTTATTAAGGGAAATTATGACTAAATTCGGATTTGCTCAACATCCTAATGAATGGTGGCATTTTAGTTATGGTGATCAATTATGGGCTTGGAAAAATAAAAAAGCAAATGCCCTCTATGGAAAAATTTAA
- a CDS encoding NADPH-dependent assimilatory sulfite reductase hemoprotein subunit — translation MIKVEKVKKKKDSAKEETVCLANGLEVSKFENFKKSSQFLKEPLATELVNESDHFTNDAVQLLKFHGSYQQDNRENRRPGKSKDWQMMLRLRNPGGEVPGKLFLALDELSDKLGNGTLRATTRQAFQMHGIRKENLKEVIQTIVNSMGSTLAACGDINRNVMAPAAPFDSPDYNIARALAKKVADLLTPMAGQGTFLELWADGDLEYTIKPDEDIEAIRKLQFKDNVFSGIKDEPLYGSTYLPRKFKCAVTVPGDNSVDLLTNDIGIVAFTSKDGNLEGCNFYVGGGMGRTHNNEETFARIADPLGYVEEPDVYELIQSIVAIQRDYGDRKSRKNSRMKYLLHRKGIKWFKKILSDKYFKKEIKKIRKEPDKVLIDYLGWHKQNKTSHFVGLPLLSGRLSGEKKNTITSIVKKYNLDLRLTPNQDILLCNIPNKNKGEIQKSLLKIGYENLENINEIQRHALACPALPLCGLAMTEAERILPDVLKRIENLLLDLKIQKTILFRMTGCPNGCTRPYMAELALVGSGQNKYQLWLGGSKNLQRLAKPFLQRMELNDLEKTLQPLFDNWKSNLDLDFGDFINTQDENYILNLLNENQ, via the coding sequence TTGATCAAGGTTGAGAAAGTAAAAAAGAAAAAAGATTCTGCTAAGGAAGAAACTGTTTGTTTGGCAAATGGACTTGAAGTTTCTAAATTCGAGAATTTTAAAAAAAGTAGCCAATTTCTAAAAGAACCACTTGCTACGGAATTAGTCAATGAGAGCGATCATTTTACCAATGATGCGGTTCAGTTATTAAAATTTCATGGTAGTTATCAACAAGATAACAGGGAAAATAGAAGGCCGGGAAAAAGTAAAGATTGGCAAATGATGCTTAGGTTAAGAAATCCGGGCGGTGAAGTTCCTGGGAAATTATTTTTAGCATTAGATGAATTATCTGACAAACTTGGTAATGGAACACTTAGGGCCACTACAAGACAAGCCTTTCAAATGCATGGAATCAGAAAGGAAAACCTAAAGGAAGTAATTCAAACAATAGTAAATTCAATGGGCTCCACATTAGCTGCATGCGGAGACATTAATAGAAATGTTATGGCCCCTGCGGCTCCATTTGATTCGCCAGACTATAATATTGCAAGAGCATTGGCAAAAAAAGTTGCAGATCTTCTCACCCCAATGGCTGGCCAAGGCACTTTTTTAGAGCTTTGGGCTGATGGAGATTTAGAGTACACCATAAAGCCTGACGAAGATATTGAAGCAATTAGGAAGCTCCAATTCAAAGATAATGTTTTTAGTGGAATAAAAGATGAGCCTCTTTATGGTTCAACTTATTTACCGAGAAAATTCAAATGTGCCGTGACAGTTCCTGGGGACAATTCTGTTGATCTTCTTACCAATGACATAGGAATAGTTGCCTTTACTTCTAAAGATGGAAACTTAGAAGGATGCAACTTCTATGTTGGAGGTGGTATGGGTCGCACACATAATAATGAGGAGACCTTTGCCAGGATTGCAGATCCACTTGGATACGTTGAAGAACCTGATGTTTATGAATTAATACAAAGCATTGTGGCTATTCAAAGAGATTATGGTGATAGAAAATCAAGAAAAAATTCGAGAATGAAATATCTTCTTCATAGAAAAGGTATTAAATGGTTCAAAAAGATACTTTCTGATAAGTATTTCAAAAAAGAAATTAAAAAAATTAGAAAAGAACCTGATAAAGTTCTAATTGATTACCTAGGTTGGCATAAACAAAATAAAACCTCCCATTTCGTAGGTTTACCATTATTATCAGGAAGATTATCTGGAGAGAAGAAGAATACCATCACAAGTATTGTTAAAAAATATAATTTAGATTTAAGACTCACCCCTAATCAAGATATTTTACTTTGTAATATCCCAAATAAAAACAAAGGTGAAATTCAAAAATCTTTATTAAAAATTGGATATGAAAATTTAGAAAACATTAATGAAATACAAAGACACGCTTTAGCATGTCCTGCTCTACCACTTTGTGGTCTTGCAATGACTGAAGCCGAAAGAATTTTACCTGATGTACTAAAAAGGATTGAAAATTTACTATTAGATCTAAAAATACAAAAGACAATATTATTCAGAATGACAGGATGTCCGAATGGATGTACCAGGCCTTATATGGCCGAATTAGCACTTGTTGGAAGTGGGCAAAACAAATACCAATTATGGTTGGGGGGAAGTAAAAATCTACAAAGGCTTGCTAAACCATTTTTACAAAGAATGGAACTTAACGATTTAGAAAAAACTCTTCAACCATTATTTGATAATTGGAAGAGTAATTTGGATTTGGATTTCGGAGATTTTATAAATACTCAAGATGAAAATTATATATTAAATTTACTAAATGAAAATCAATAG